Proteins co-encoded in one Alcanivorax sp. genomic window:
- the rpsO gene encoding 30S ribosomal protein S15 produces the protein MALSAEQKAEILKEHGQKEGDTGSPEVQVALLTANINGLQGHFKDHKKDHHSRRGLIRMVNQRRKLLDYLAKKDRTRYLQLIEKLGLRR, from the coding sequence ATGGCGTTGAGCGCTGAACAGAAAGCTGAAATCCTGAAAGAGCACGGCCAGAAAGAAGGCGATACCGGTTCCCCGGAAGTGCAGGTTGCCCTGCTGACCGCCAACATCAATGGTCTGCAAGGTCACTTCAAGGACCACAAGAAGGATCACCACAGCCGTCGCGGCCTGATCCGCATGGTAAACCAGCGTCGTAAGCTGCTGGACTACCTGGCCAAGAAAGACCGCACCCGTTACCTGCAGCTGATCGAGAAGCTGGGTCTGCGTCGTTAA
- the truB gene encoding tRNA pseudouridine(55) synthase TruB has product MAKRRPRGRNISGILLLDKVGGVSSNGALQMAKKMFAAAKAGHTGSLDPLATGMLPICFGEATKFSQFLLESDKSYRVTAKLGVTTETGDADGEVVNTTEVTASAAEIEDALMSFVGDIEQIPSMYSAIKHEGVPLYKLAREGKTVERKPRAVTIYDIRILRIDGDELEFEVDCSKGTYVRSLVEDTGEKLGCGGHVTVLRRLSAGPYPAEKMLTLEQLGNIKADGGFEAIDELLLPLSTSVADWPRIELGDNAAYYIQQGQPVMASDRPADGWVSVYQASSGEFLGVGEVLEDGRIAPRRLVSN; this is encoded by the coding sequence GTGGCAAAACGTCGTCCCCGTGGCCGCAATATCAGCGGCATTCTGTTGTTGGATAAAGTCGGCGGTGTCAGCAGTAATGGCGCCCTGCAGATGGCCAAGAAGATGTTCGCCGCGGCCAAGGCCGGCCACACGGGCAGTCTGGACCCGTTGGCCACCGGTATGCTGCCGATCTGTTTTGGTGAAGCTACCAAGTTTAGCCAGTTCCTGCTGGAGTCGGACAAGAGCTACCGGGTCACCGCGAAGTTGGGCGTGACCACGGAAACCGGTGATGCCGATGGTGAGGTGGTGAACACCACCGAGGTGACCGCCTCCGCCGCCGAGATCGAAGACGCGTTGATGTCTTTTGTCGGTGACATCGAGCAGATCCCCAGCATGTATTCCGCCATCAAGCATGAAGGTGTGCCGCTGTACAAGCTGGCCCGGGAAGGCAAGACCGTGGAGCGCAAGCCCCGCGCGGTGACGATCTATGACATCCGTATTCTGCGCATCGACGGCGATGAGCTGGAATTTGAGGTGGACTGCTCCAAGGGCACCTATGTGCGCTCGCTGGTGGAAGATACTGGCGAGAAGCTGGGCTGTGGTGGTCATGTGACGGTGCTGCGCCGTCTGTCGGCGGGTCCCTATCCGGCTGAAAAGATGCTGACCCTGGAACAGCTGGGCAATATCAAGGCCGATGGCGGGTTTGAGGCAATCGACGAACTGCTCTTGCCATTATCTACCAGCGTGGCAGACTGGCCGCGCATTGAACTGGGTGACAATGCGGCCTACTACATTCAGCAGGGTCAGCCAGTGATGGCCTCGGACCGTCCCGCGGACGGCTGGGTCAGTGTTTATCAGGCCTCCAGCGGTGAGTTTCTCGGCGTTGGTGAGGTGTTGGAAGACGGGCGTATCGCGCCGCGTCGACTGGTTTCAAACTGA
- the rbfA gene encoding 30S ribosome-binding factor RbfA, giving the protein MSRHRRPQGFNRTDRIADQIQRELSRLLQFEVKDPRVNLATIQDVTVSRDLSYAEVYFTLLGKGEEEGVEAEAVLEKAAGFLRSSLAKNLNTRTTPKLRFHYDTTPEHAAEISRLIDDARAEDRELGLDSDDSEQN; this is encoded by the coding sequence ATGAGTCGTCATCGCCGCCCCCAGGGCTTTAACCGCACAGACCGGATTGCTGACCAGATCCAGCGTGAGCTGTCCCGTCTGCTGCAGTTTGAGGTGAAAGACCCGCGGGTCAATCTGGCAACCATTCAGGACGTGACCGTATCGCGGGATCTGTCCTATGCAGAAGTCTATTTCACCCTGCTTGGCAAGGGCGAGGAAGAAGGCGTTGAGGCAGAAGCCGTGCTGGAAAAGGCTGCCGGCTTTCTGCGCAGCAGCTTGGCCAAGAACCTCAATACCCGTACCACCCCCAAATTGCGTTTCCACTACGACACCACCCCGGAGCACGCCGCGGAGATTTCCCGTCTGATTGACGATGCCCGCGCTGAAGACCGGGAGCTGGGTCTGGATAGCGACGATTCCGAGCAGAATTAA
- the infB gene encoding translation initiation factor IF-2: MAETTVKKLAETVGMPVEKLLSQMKEAGLPHGDASEEVSGEQKQQLLAHLRKSHGAKTDDAKKITLKRKSTSTIKTTGAAGKAKTVNVEVRKKRTYVKREVLEAQEREEAERKAAEEAALQAEQEKREAEEAAKRQVEEEAARKKEEEAKAAAEADRKVAEEKAAEEKAKRVAVPKTATAKKPAKEETPEEKAKREAEEKKQREAEEAKRKQESEARKKAEEEAARRTAEEAARIAAELEKRGDQPEKKEEEVDDGSSIVVAAQEASYQREERQSRRRRRKPKASGVAHGQMKSSMNKAHGFKAPTEKKIMEVEVPETITVGDLAQRLNIKSKELIKSLMKMGEMATVNQLIDQETAILLVEEMGHKAVAGKGEEEVLEDHLADMVNRDGAELSDRAPVVTIMGHVDHGKTSLLDYIRKAKVAAGEAGGITQHIGAYHVQHEKGMITFLDTPGHAAFTAMRARGAKATDIVVIVVAADDGMMPQTEEAINHAKASGVPIIIAVNKIDKEQADPDRVRTELAAKEVIPEEWGGDYQFINVSAHSGQGVDDLLDSILVQSELLELKAPDHGPATGVVIESRVEKGRGTVASILVQGGELNIGDMLLAGAHFGRVRAMIDENGQPIKKAGPSIPLEVLGLDGAPEAGEQVQVVSDERKAREVAEFRQDRDRDVKLKRQQASKLENLFANMGSAEASTVNIVLKTDVRGSLEALTGALNDLGTDEVKVNLVSVGVGAINESDVNLAMTSEAVLLGFNVRADSKAKKLCEQEGIDLRYYSVIYELIDDVKQAMSGLLAPEKREEILGTAQVRDVFRSSKFGAVAGCMVIEGTLYRNRPIRVLRDDVVVFEGELESLRRFKDDVQEVRNGMECGIAVKSYNDVKEGDKIEVFEVKEVARSL; the protein is encoded by the coding sequence ATGGCAGAAACGACCGTAAAGAAACTGGCCGAAACAGTAGGTATGCCCGTTGAGAAGCTGCTTTCTCAAATGAAAGAAGCGGGTTTGCCTCATGGTGACGCCAGCGAAGAGGTCTCCGGTGAGCAGAAACAGCAGCTGCTGGCTCACCTGCGCAAGTCTCATGGTGCCAAGACTGACGACGCCAAGAAAATCACCCTCAAGCGCAAGTCCACCAGCACCATCAAGACCACGGGTGCGGCGGGCAAGGCCAAGACCGTTAACGTGGAAGTGCGCAAGAAGCGCACCTATGTGAAGCGCGAAGTGTTGGAAGCCCAGGAGCGTGAAGAGGCTGAGCGCAAGGCGGCGGAAGAAGCCGCTCTGCAGGCAGAGCAGGAAAAACGCGAGGCAGAAGAAGCGGCCAAGCGTCAGGTGGAAGAAGAAGCTGCCCGCAAGAAGGAAGAAGAAGCCAAGGCCGCTGCCGAGGCAGACCGCAAGGTAGCGGAAGAGAAGGCGGCGGAAGAGAAAGCCAAGCGTGTTGCCGTGCCGAAAACGGCCACTGCCAAGAAGCCGGCGAAAGAAGAAACGCCGGAAGAGAAGGCAAAGCGCGAGGCGGAAGAGAAAAAGCAGCGTGAGGCAGAAGAAGCCAAACGCAAACAGGAATCCGAAGCCCGCAAAAAGGCAGAGGAAGAAGCTGCCCGCCGCACCGCCGAAGAGGCTGCCCGTATTGCCGCAGAGCTCGAGAAGCGTGGCGATCAGCCCGAGAAGAAAGAAGAAGAGGTGGATGACGGTTCCTCTATCGTGGTGGCGGCGCAGGAAGCCAGCTATCAGCGTGAAGAGCGTCAATCCCGTCGTCGCCGCCGCAAGCCGAAGGCTTCCGGTGTGGCTCATGGCCAGATGAAGAGTTCCATGAACAAGGCTCATGGCTTTAAGGCGCCGACCGAGAAGAAAATTATGGAAGTGGAAGTGCCGGAAACCATCACCGTCGGTGACCTGGCTCAGCGCCTGAACATCAAGTCCAAGGAGCTGATCAAGTCACTCATGAAGATGGGTGAAATGGCGACCGTGAATCAGCTAATCGACCAGGAAACCGCCATCCTGCTGGTTGAAGAAATGGGCCACAAGGCCGTTGCCGGCAAGGGTGAGGAAGAGGTACTGGAAGATCACCTGGCAGATATGGTTAACCGTGATGGTGCCGAACTGTCTGACCGCGCACCGGTGGTGACCATCATGGGTCATGTTGACCATGGTAAGACCTCCCTGCTGGATTACATCCGTAAAGCCAAGGTAGCAGCCGGCGAAGCCGGTGGTATTACCCAGCATATCGGTGCGTACCACGTGCAGCACGAGAAAGGCATGATCACCTTCCTCGACACCCCTGGTCACGCCGCCTTTACCGCCATGCGTGCCCGTGGTGCCAAGGCTACCGATATTGTGGTCATCGTAGTGGCTGCCGATGATGGCATGATGCCGCAGACCGAAGAGGCGATTAATCACGCCAAGGCCTCCGGTGTGCCGATCATCATCGCAGTGAACAAGATTGATAAAGAACAGGCCGATCCGGATCGGGTACGTACCGAACTGGCAGCCAAGGAAGTGATCCCGGAAGAGTGGGGCGGTGACTATCAGTTCATCAACGTGTCTGCCCACTCTGGCCAGGGCGTGGATGATCTGCTGGATTCCATCCTGGTGCAGTCCGAGTTGCTGGAGCTGAAAGCCCCGGATCACGGCCCGGCCACGGGTGTGGTTATCGAATCCCGTGTGGAAAAAGGCCGCGGTACCGTCGCCTCCATCCTGGTTCAGGGTGGTGAGTTGAATATTGGTGACATGCTGCTGGCCGGTGCCCACTTCGGCCGTGTTCGCGCCATGATTGACGAGAACGGACAGCCGATCAAAAAAGCAGGTCCGTCCATCCCGCTGGAAGTATTGGGTCTGGATGGCGCGCCGGAAGCCGGTGAGCAGGTTCAGGTGGTCTCCGATGAGCGCAAGGCCCGTGAAGTGGCCGAGTTCCGTCAGGACCGCGATCGCGATGTGAAGCTCAAGCGTCAGCAGGCCTCCAAGCTGGAAAACCTGTTCGCCAATATGGGCTCCGCCGAGGCCAGCACCGTGAACATCGTGTTGAAGACCGATGTACGTGGTTCCCTGGAAGCGCTGACCGGCGCCCTTAACGATCTGGGCACCGATGAAGTGAAGGTGAACCTGGTCTCCGTAGGCGTGGGTGCGATCAACGAGTCCGACGTCAACCTGGCCATGACCAGTGAAGCGGTACTGCTGGGCTTCAACGTGCGTGCTGACAGCAAAGCCAAGAAGCTGTGCGAGCAGGAAGGTATCGACCTGCGTTACTACAGCGTGATCTACGAGCTGATCGACGACGTGAAGCAGGCCATGAGCGGTCTGCTGGCACCGGAGAAACGGGAAGAGATCCTCGGTACCGCCCAGGTGCGCGACGTGTTCCGCTCCTCCAAGTTTGGTGCTGTGGCCGGTTGTATGGTTATCGAAGGTACCCTGTACCGCAATCGCCCGATCCGCGTTCTGCGCGACGATGTGGTGGTCTTCGAAGGTGAGCTGGAATCCCTGCGCCGTTTCAAGGACGACGTTCAGGAAGTTCGCAACGGCATGGAATGTGGTATCGCCGTGAAGAGCTACAACGACGTGAAGGAAGGCGACAAGATCGAAGTCTTCGAAGTGAAGGAGGTGGCGCGCTCCCTGTAA
- the nusA gene encoding transcription termination factor NusA yields the protein MNKEILLVAETVSNEKGVSRDVIFEAIELALAAATKKRFKEEDVEIRVDIDRVSGDSRTFRVWHVVPDEELYEFGKQLTLDEAHEQDTSLQIGDTWEEEIESEAFGRIAAQTAKQVIVQKVREAERRQIIEEYRDRIGDLVSGTVKKANRDSIVLDLGGNAEALITREHMIPREAVRQNDRIRAYLMGVNEENRGPQLFASRACPEMLIELFKIEVPEIGEELIEIKGAARDPGSRAKIAVKTNDQRIDPVGACVGMRGARVQAVSNELAGERIDIVLWDDNPAQLVINAMQPAEVASIVMDEESHAMDIAVEDESALAQAIGRSGQNIRLASELTGWELNVMTLDDAENKQQEEAAQALETFMNDLDVDEDVAAILVEEGFSTLEEVAYVPEEEMLAIDGFDEDIVEALRQRAKDVLLTKALVSEEKFENAEPAEDLLTMEGMDRDLAVELASRGIATMEDLAEQAVDDLLEIEGMDEERAAQLIMTARAPWFENEDGE from the coding sequence ATGAACAAAGAGATCCTGCTGGTAGCGGAAACGGTATCAAACGAAAAAGGTGTCAGCCGCGATGTAATCTTCGAGGCCATCGAGCTGGCCCTGGCTGCTGCTACGAAAAAGCGTTTTAAGGAAGAAGACGTGGAAATTCGCGTGGACATCGACCGGGTCTCCGGCGATTCCCGTACCTTCCGTGTCTGGCATGTGGTGCCTGATGAAGAGCTTTACGAGTTCGGCAAGCAGCTGACTCTGGATGAAGCTCACGAGCAGGATACTTCTCTGCAGATTGGCGATACCTGGGAAGAGGAAATTGAATCCGAAGCCTTCGGTCGTATCGCTGCGCAGACTGCCAAACAGGTTATCGTACAGAAAGTACGTGAAGCCGAGCGCCGTCAGATCATCGAAGAATATCGCGATCGCATTGGCGATCTGGTCAGCGGTACGGTCAAGAAGGCCAACCGTGATTCCATCGTGCTGGATCTGGGTGGCAATGCCGAAGCCCTGATTACCCGCGAGCACATGATTCCTCGTGAAGCGGTGCGCCAGAACGATCGCATTCGTGCCTACCTGATGGGCGTGAACGAAGAAAACCGTGGCCCGCAGCTGTTTGCCAGCCGCGCCTGCCCGGAAATGCTGATCGAGCTGTTCAAGATTGAAGTGCCGGAGATCGGCGAAGAGCTGATCGAGATCAAGGGTGCAGCCCGCGATCCGGGTTCCCGCGCGAAGATCGCGGTGAAGACCAACGACCAACGCATTGATCCGGTGGGTGCCTGTGTGGGTATGCGCGGGGCCCGTGTTCAGGCGGTCTCCAACGAACTGGCCGGTGAGCGCATCGATATCGTGCTGTGGGATGACAATCCAGCCCAGCTGGTGATCAACGCCATGCAGCCGGCGGAAGTGGCGTCCATCGTGATGGATGAAGAAAGCCACGCCATGGATATCGCCGTGGAAGATGAGTCTGCCCTGGCGCAGGCCATTGGCCGCAGTGGCCAGAACATTCGTCTTGCTTCCGAGCTGACCGGCTGGGAGCTGAATGTGATGACCCTGGACGATGCCGAGAACAAACAACAGGAAGAAGCTGCCCAGGCTCTGGAAACGTTCATGAATGACCTGGACGTGGATGAGGATGTGGCGGCGATTCTGGTCGAGGAAGGCTTTTCCACGCTGGAAGAAGTGGCCTATGTACCGGAAGAGGAAATGCTGGCCATCGACGGGTTTGACGAAGATATCGTTGAAGCCCTGCGTCAGCGCGCCAAGGATGTATTGCTGACCAAGGCGCTGGTTTCCGAAGAGAAGTTTGAAAACGCAGAGCCTGCGGAAGACCTTCTGACGATGGAAGGCATGGACCGTGACCTGGCTGTGGAGCTGGCTTCCCGTGGCATTGCCACCATGGAAGACCTGGCCGAGCAGGCTGTGGACGACCTGCTGGAAATCGAAGGTATGGACGAGGAGCGTGCTGCCCAGTTGATCATGACTGCGCGTGCGCCCTGGTTCGAAAACGAAGACGGGGAATAA
- the rimP gene encoding ribosome maturation factor RimP — translation MSKRVEQLTELLAPVVEDLGFVLWGLEYLQGRGAVLRVFIDHEDGITVDNCAAVSHEISGVLDVEDPIPGEYNLEVSSPGMDRPMFQIAQYVDYIGEDVQLKLLAPVAGKRKMTAAIVAVDGETLVVELDGETLRIPYSQVDRARLQPRFD, via the coding sequence ATGTCGAAACGCGTAGAGCAATTAACGGAGCTGCTGGCTCCGGTAGTGGAAGATCTGGGCTTCGTGCTGTGGGGATTGGAATATCTCCAGGGGCGCGGGGCCGTTTTGCGTGTGTTTATTGACCATGAAGACGGTATCACTGTAGATAACTGCGCGGCGGTGAGTCACGAGATCAGCGGCGTGCTGGATGTGGAAGATCCGATTCCGGGTGAGTACAACCTGGAAGTGTCCTCTCCGGGGATGGATCGTCCCATGTTCCAAATTGCGCAATATGTCGATTACATCGGTGAAGATGTTCAGCTGAAATTGCTGGCACCGGTGGCCGGCAAGCGCAAGATGACGGCGGCCATTGTGGCCGTGGACGGCGAAACGCTGGTGGTGGAGCTGGATGGCGAAACCCTGCGTATTCCTTACAGTCAGGTAGATCGTGCCCGGTTGCAGCCCCGCTTCGACTGA
- the secG gene encoding preprotein translocase subunit SecG: MDIVVHVVHILTALGLIGLVLIQHGKGADAGASFGGGASQSVFGSAGSANFLTRATAVLATLFFVTSLVLAWMARQEANGSTTYLPELETIEEQADVPMPADQVEVPAAQSEVPEAAEATNSEKEVSEVPQADVESASPVEVPQPEKQ; encoded by the coding sequence ATGGATATCGTCGTTCACGTAGTGCACATTCTGACCGCGCTTGGCCTGATCGGTCTGGTGCTGATCCAGCACGGCAAGGGTGCCGATGCGGGTGCCTCCTTCGGTGGTGGTGCTTCCCAGAGCGTCTTTGGTAGCGCCGGTTCCGCCAACTTCCTGACTCGCGCCACCGCGGTGCTGGCCACGCTGTTCTTTGTGACCAGCCTGGTGCTGGCCTGGATGGCCCGTCAGGAGGCCAATGGCTCCACGACCTATCTGCCGGAGCTGGAAACCATTGAAGAGCAGGCTGATGTGCCGATGCCGGCGGATCAGGTTGAGGTGCCGGCGGCGCAATCCGAGGTGCCGGAAGCGGCTGAAGCAACAAATTCTGAAAAAGAAGTTTCAGAAGTGCCGCAAGCTGATGTAGAATCCGCGTCCCCGGTTGAGGTGCCTCAGCCGGAGAAGCAGTAA
- the tpiA gene encoding triose-phosphate isomerase, with product MTTRQPLVAGNWKMNGSQVLLGEIAAALVGYQGVAEVVVCPPFPYLAAARAALPAGVQVGAQNLGDQPEGAFTGEVAGAMLSEAGCRYVIIGHSERRALYGEDDALVAAKFAQAQAAGLVPILCVGETLEEREAGNTESVVCGQLLAVIEVVGIEAFASAVVAYEPVWAIGTGKTASPEQAQEVHATLRQTLTEKSPEIASSTRLLYGGSVKADNAALLFSQSDIDGGLIGGASLTADSFIAICQAAQ from the coding sequence ATGACGACAAGACAGCCCCTTGTGGCCGGTAACTGGAAAATGAATGGCAGCCAGGTGCTGCTGGGTGAGATCGCCGCTGCTCTGGTGGGCTATCAGGGGGTGGCAGAAGTGGTGGTGTGTCCGCCGTTCCCTTATTTGGCTGCTGCGCGGGCTGCATTGCCGGCTGGCGTGCAGGTTGGCGCCCAGAACCTGGGCGATCAGCCAGAAGGGGCGTTTACCGGGGAGGTGGCCGGCGCCATGTTATCCGAGGCGGGCTGCCGCTACGTGATCATCGGCCATTCCGAGCGTCGTGCGCTGTATGGCGAAGATGATGCGCTGGTGGCGGCCAAGTTCGCGCAGGCGCAGGCAGCGGGTCTGGTGCCGATCCTGTGTGTGGGTGAAACCCTGGAAGAGCGTGAAGCCGGAAACACGGAGTCTGTCGTTTGTGGCCAGTTGCTGGCGGTGATCGAGGTAGTCGGCATTGAGGCGTTTGCGTCTGCTGTGGTGGCGTACGAGCCGGTCTGGGCCATCGGTACCGGCAAGACCGCATCACCGGAACAGGCCCAGGAAGTGCACGCCACCCTGCGCCAGACCCTGACCGAAAAGAGCCCGGAAATTGCCAGTTCCACACGCTTGCTTTACGGCGGCAGTGTAAAGGCGGATAATGCCGCCCTTCTGTTTTCCCAGTCAGACATCGATGGGGGTCTGATTGGCGGGGCGTCACTGACCGCCGACAGTTTTATTGCTATCTGCCAGGCAGCGCAGTAG
- the glmM gene encoding phosphoglucosamine mutase encodes MARKYFGTDGVRGTVGEFPITPDFVLKLGWAAGRVLAAHGGSKILIGKDTRISGYMFESALEAGISAAGVDVRLLGPLPTPGIAYLTRTLSAQAGIVISASHNAYTDNGIKFFGADGRKLNDDIEQEIERLLDEEMSVVATDQIGKVRRIDDARGRYIEFCKSTAPGLDLSGMKIVVDTANGAAYHIAPDVLEELGAQVIAMANQPDGFNINRECGSTHPEKLQQRVIDEKADLGIALDGDADRLIMVDHTGKLIDGDQLLYVVARDRKETGEDVAGVVGTLMSNFGLELALQELGVEFVRAKVGDRYVMEQLDQRGWLIGGESSGHLVCLDRTSTGDGTVSALQVLAALARRHQSLADAVADVALLPQTMINVRGANRDGFEALPEVQAAMAEVEAKLAGNGRILLRPSGTEPLVRVMVEGKDPRQVETLCRELADVVEKAIA; translated from the coding sequence ATGGCGCGTAAATATTTTGGTACCGACGGTGTTCGCGGTACGGTCGGGGAATTTCCGATTACTCCGGATTTTGTCCTCAAGCTGGGCTGGGCAGCAGGCAGGGTGCTGGCGGCTCATGGGGGCAGCAAGATCCTGATTGGCAAGGATACCCGCATCTCGGGTTATATGTTTGAGTCGGCACTGGAAGCCGGGATTTCCGCCGCCGGCGTAGATGTGCGACTGCTGGGGCCATTGCCGACCCCGGGCATCGCCTACCTGACCCGCACCCTGTCGGCTCAGGCCGGCATTGTGATTTCTGCCTCCCACAATGCCTATACCGATAACGGGATCAAATTCTTTGGTGCGGACGGGCGCAAGCTGAACGACGACATCGAGCAGGAAATCGAGCGGTTGCTGGATGAAGAGATGTCCGTGGTGGCCACCGATCAGATCGGCAAGGTGCGTCGTATTGATGATGCCCGTGGTCGCTATATCGAGTTCTGCAAGAGCACGGCGCCGGGACTGGACCTGAGTGGCATGAAGATTGTGGTAGATACCGCCAACGGTGCGGCCTATCACATTGCCCCGGATGTGCTGGAAGAGCTGGGCGCCCAGGTGATCGCCATGGCCAACCAGCCGGATGGTTTCAATATCAATCGCGAGTGCGGCTCCACCCATCCGGAGAAGCTGCAGCAGCGCGTGATCGATGAAAAGGCGGACCTGGGTATTGCCCTTGATGGGGATGCGGACCGCCTGATCATGGTGGATCACACCGGCAAGCTGATCGATGGCGATCAGTTACTCTATGTGGTGGCCCGGGACCGCAAGGAAACCGGTGAAGATGTGGCAGGGGTGGTGGGTACCCTGATGTCCAACTTTGGCCTTGAGCTGGCGCTGCAGGAGCTGGGGGTAGAGTTTGTGCGGGCCAAGGTGGGCGACCGTTATGTCATGGAGCAGCTGGATCAGCGCGGCTGGCTGATTGGCGGTGAGTCCTCGGGGCACCTGGTGTGTCTCGATCGCACCTCTACCGGTGATGGCACGGTGTCGGCGTTGCAGGTGTTGGCCGCCCTGGCCCGTCGCCATCAGTCCCTGGCGGACGCGGTGGCGGATGTGGCGTTACTTCCGCAAACCATGATCAATGTGCGTGGCGCCAATCGCGATGGTTTCGAGGCGCTGCCGGAAGTGCAGGCCGCCATGGCCGAGGTGGAAGCAAAGCTGGCGGGTAATGGGCGGATCCTGTTGCGCCCCTCCGGCACCGAGCCGCTGGTGCGGGTGATGGTTGAGGGCAAGGACCCCCGGCAGGTCGAGACCCTGTGCCGCGAACTGGCGGACGTAGTGGAAAAGGCCATTGCATGA
- the folP gene encoding dihydropteroate synthase, translated as MTRIRCGSQMLDLSAPVVMGILNVTPDSFSDGGRFNERDAALRQAEQMLADGAAIIDVGGESTRPGAAPVSEQQELDRVVPVVEALHQQLGALVSVDTSTAAVIRDSAAAGAGLINDVRALRRPGALEAAAVSGLPACLMHMKGEPGNMQDNPQYDDVTTDVLTFLQERIAACEAAGISRERLLVDPGFGFAKSMNHNLVLMREMSALQQLGLPILIGVSRKSLFGKVLGREVNERLPGSLAAAVMCVERGASIVRAHDVRETVDVVRFAQAVREAHKES; from the coding sequence ATGACCCGGATACGTTGCGGCTCTCAGATGCTGGATCTGTCTGCGCCAGTTGTCATGGGCATTCTCAATGTCACCCCGGATTCTTTTTCTGATGGCGGGCGCTTCAATGAGCGCGATGCGGCCCTGCGTCAGGCTGAGCAGATGCTGGCGGACGGGGCGGCGATCATTGATGTGGGTGGGGAGTCCACGCGTCCTGGTGCGGCGCCGGTGAGCGAGCAACAAGAGCTTGATCGGGTGGTGCCGGTGGTGGAGGCGCTTCATCAACAGCTGGGCGCGCTGGTATCGGTGGATACCAGCACTGCGGCAGTGATCCGCGACAGTGCGGCGGCAGGAGCCGGGCTGATAAACGATGTGCGCGCCCTGCGACGGCCTGGCGCCCTTGAGGCCGCTGCAGTCAGTGGTTTGCCTGCCTGCCTGATGCATATGAAGGGCGAACCGGGCAATATGCAGGACAACCCGCAGTATGATGACGTCACCACCGACGTGCTGACCTTTCTGCAGGAGCGGATTGCCGCCTGTGAGGCTGCGGGCATCTCCCGTGAGCGATTGCTGGTGGATCCCGGGTTTGGGTTTGCCAAGTCCATGAATCACAATCTGGTGCTGATGCGCGAGATGAGCGCGCTGCAGCAGCTGGGATTGCCGATTTTGATTGGCGTGTCACGCAAGTCCCTGTTCGGCAAGGTGCTGGGGCGAGAAGTCAACGAGCGGTTGCCGGGCAGTCTGGCCGCCGCAGTAATGTGTGTCGAGCGCGGTGCCAGCATCGTGCGGGCACATGATGTCAGGGAAACTGTGGATGTGGTGCGTTTTGCGCAGGCCGTCCGCGAAGCGCACAAGGAGTCATAA